AAGAAAAAGCGAATCAACGAATTAAAGCGGCAACAAAAGAAGCTGACGAAATTATTAAAGACTTAAGACAATTGCGTGAACAAAAAGGTGCAGATGTTAAAGAACATGAACTAATTGATAAGAAAAAACGACTAGATGATCATTATGAAGTGAAATCTATTAAGCAAAATGTTCAAAAACAAAAATACGATAAAATTGTCGCTGGTGATGAAGTAAAAGTATTGTCATATGGACAAAAAGGTGAAGTTTTAGAAATTGTTAATGATGACGAAGCAATTGTTCAAATGGGCATTATTAAAATGAAATTACCAATTGACGATTTAGAGAAAAAACAAAAAGAAAAAGTTAAACCAACAAAAATGGTTACACGTCAAAATCGACAAACAATTAAAACGGAACTTGATTTACGAGGCTATCGTTATGAAGATGCTTTGATGGAGTTAGATCAGTATCTTGATCAAGCAGTTTTAAGTAATTATGAACAAGTATATATTATTCACGGAAAAGGCACAGGCGCGCTTCAAAAAGGTGTACAACAACATTTGAAAAAGCATAAAAGTGTAAGTGATTTTAGAGGTGGTATGCCAAGTGAAGGTGGCTTCGGTGTTACTGTTGCAACATTAAAATAAATTATAGTTTGATAAATTAAATAGCTAAAGTTAAAATAATGTAAAGCAACAAGAATACATTTCAAACATGTTATTTGAAATAAGCATAAAAATTGAGCAAATAGAAATACATGAAGCATGATATCTGATATAATTTGAACATCATAACAATAATTAAGGAGGATTGGCATTTATGGCAATCGTAAAAGTAACTGATGCAGATTTTGATTCAAAAGTAGAATCTGGTGTACAATTAGTAGATTTTTGGGCAACATGGTGTGGTCCATGTAAAATGATCGCTCCAGTATTAGAAGAATTAGCAGCTGATTACGAAGGTAAAGCTGATATTTTAAAATTAGACGTTGATGAAAATCCATCAACAGCAGCTAAATATGAAGTGATGAGTATTCCAACATTAATCGTCTTCAAAGATGGTCAACCAGTTGATAAAGTTGTTGGTTTCCAACCAAAAGAAAACTTAGCTGAAGTTTTAGATAAACATTTATAAGTTACAACTAATGACGACTGGGGCATTCTTCTATGAATTGCTCCAGTTTTTATTTATGTGTTGTGATATATAATGTTAGATTTTTTAGAGAATAGCTGTTACTTTAATATGAATTGACTCCATTTAAAATTTACTTGATATACT
This is a stretch of genomic DNA from Staphylococcus roterodami. It encodes these proteins:
- the trxA gene encoding thioredoxin translates to MAIVKVTDADFDSKVESGVQLVDFWATWCGPCKMIAPVLEELAADYEGKADILKLDVDENPSTAAKYEVMSIPTLIVFKDGQPVDKVVGFQPKENLAEVLDKHL